A region from the Pirellulales bacterium genome encodes:
- a CDS encoding DUF433 domain-containing protein — protein MPLAIETDPVPLRVDEFGVVRVGESQVLLDVVVEHFNNGAEPEAIAQGFPTLDLADVYGVIAYYLRHRTEVDDYLHARRQEAERLRQEIEATQPSRAELRAKLLARKAQMELADASPGRGRKSPSCWRA, from the coding sequence ATGCCGCTGGCGATCGAGACCGATCCTGTTCCGCTTCGCGTCGACGAATTCGGCGTCGTCCGAGTGGGCGAGTCGCAGGTGCTGCTCGACGTCGTCGTCGAGCATTTCAACAACGGAGCCGAACCGGAGGCGATCGCACAAGGCTTCCCGACGCTGGATCTGGCGGATGTCTATGGAGTCATCGCGTATTACCTTCGGCACCGCACGGAGGTCGACGATTACCTTCACGCGCGACGACAGGAGGCGGAACGGTTACGGCAGGAAATCGAAGCAACGCAGCCCAGCCGAGCGGAATTGCGCGCGAAATTGCTGGCGCGGAAGGCACAGATGGAACTAGCGGATGCTTCGCCTGGCAGGGGTCGAAAATCTCCGTCCTGCTGGCGCGCTTAG